In a genomic window of Helicobacter sp. MIT 21-1697:
- the mqnE gene encoding aminofutalosine synthase MqnE: MDLLQKALAQDEDLSPKELSRLYEYDIFTLGEAAYNLRKERYDKKVFFNNNRHINPSNICADVCKFCAFSASRKNPNPYSMNIDEILAQAHNAYENGAKELHIVSSHNPNYTYEWYFELFKEVKKALPQVHLKALTAAEVDYLDRISNKGYKRVLEDMAKAGVDSMPGGGAEIFDEQVRAFICKGKVSSQRWLEIHTYWHTLGKMSNATMLFGHIEQREHRIDHMLRLRAAQSENAKVAQKQGGFNAFIPLLYQRENNFLNVKAFPSGQEILKTIAIARILLHNIPHIKAYWATLGLNLAIVAQEFGADDMDGTIQLESIQSAAGAKSKSGLNKEELISQIKDAGFRAIERDSLYNELAEC; this comes from the coding sequence ATGGATTTATTACAAAAGGCTTTGGCACAAGATGAGGATTTAAGCCCAAAAGAGCTAAGCAGATTGTATGAATATGATATTTTCACACTTGGTGAAGCAGCATATAATCTCCGCAAAGAGCGGTATGATAAAAAAGTATTTTTTAACAACAATCGCCATATTAACCCAAGCAATATTTGTGCAGATGTATGTAAATTTTGCGCATTTTCTGCCTCACGCAAAAATCCCAATCCTTATTCTATGAACATTGATGAGATTCTCGCTCAAGCACATAATGCCTATGAAAACGGCGCAAAAGAGCTTCATATCGTTTCTAGTCATAATCCAAACTATACTTATGAATGGTATTTTGAACTTTTCAAAGAAGTCAAAAAGGCTCTGCCACAAGTGCATTTAAAAGCTCTCACTGCCGCAGAAGTAGATTATTTAGATAGAATCTCAAACAAAGGCTACAAGAGAGTGCTTGAAGATATGGCAAAGGCTGGAGTAGATTCTATGCCCGGAGGTGGTGCTGAAATCTTTGATGAGCAGGTGCGTGCTTTTATCTGCAAAGGCAAGGTAAGCTCACAAAGATGGCTTGAGATTCACACATATTGGCATACTCTAGGTAAAATGAGTAATGCAACAATGCTTTTTGGACACATAGAACAAAGAGAACATAGAATTGATCATATGCTGCGATTACGCGCTGCTCAAAGTGAAAACGCCAAAGTAGCGCAAAAACAGGGTGGATTCAATGCCTTTATCCCCCTTCTTTATCAACGCGAAAATAATTTTCTCAATGTCAAAGCATTTCCAAGCGGACAAGAGATTCTAAAAACAATTGCTATTGCGAGAATCTTGCTTCATAATATCCCACATATAAAGGCATATTGGGCAACTTTGGGGCTTAATCTTGCTATTGTTGCACAAGAATTTGGTGCTGATGATATGGACGGAACAATTCAATTAGAAAGCATTCAATCTGCCGCAGGAGCAAAAAGCAAAAGCGGATTAAACAAAGAGGAGCTTATCTCACAAATTAAAGACGCTGGATTTCGTGCGATTGAGCGAGATTCCCTTTACAATGAACTTGCAGAGTGTTAA
- the moaA gene encoding GTP 3',8-cyclase MoaA: protein MLVDSFSRTIDYIRVSVTKQCNFRCQYCMPDTPEDFVDESALPLPKMLEFIKLAIDNGIKKIRITGGEPLLRADLSAFIAQIYEYAPHIELTLTSNAFLLEKYAKDLKDAGLSRINISLDSLKSERIKLISKRDALPQILRGIHKAAHLGLGIKLNMVPIQGINDDEIIDMLEFAATHGFGIRFIEFMENIHAKEGLKGLRSAEILNIINTKYPTTLEKKECFGPAKLYSIILKDNDSPSLPKQLTFGIISPHEDDFCASCNRIRLTSDGVICPCLYYQESVNLKDAIMQNDKEKMQKLLELSVRNKPEKNQWEQEMEQQKHSTRAFYYTGG from the coding sequence ATGTTAGTAGATTCTTTTTCTCGCACGATTGATTATATACGCGTATCTGTTACCAAGCAATGCAATTTCCGCTGCCAATATTGTATGCCTGATACACCAGAAGATTTTGTAGATGAGAGTGCATTGCCTCTGCCTAAAATGCTTGAATTTATCAAGCTTGCCATTGATAATGGTATAAAAAAAATCCGTATTACAGGCGGAGAGCCTCTTTTGAGGGCAGATTTAAGCGCATTTATCGCTCAAATTTACGAATACGCACCTCATATTGAGCTTACACTCACAAGTAATGCCTTTTTGCTTGAAAAATACGCTAAAGATTTAAAAGATGCAGGGCTTTCACGCATTAATATCTCTTTGGATTCTCTTAAAAGTGAGCGTATAAAGCTTATTTCTAAGCGCGATGCTCTGCCACAAATCCTAAGAGGCATTCATAAAGCCGCTCATCTTGGATTAGGCATTAAGCTCAATATGGTGCCAATTCAAGGTATAAATGATGATGAAATCATTGATATGCTTGAATTTGCCGCCACCCATGGCTTTGGCATTCGTTTTATTGAATTTATGGAAAATATCCACGCAAAAGAGGGCTTAAAAGGTTTGCGAAGTGCAGAGATTCTAAACATTATTAACACTAAGTATCCTACTACCTTAGAAAAAAAAGAATGTTTCGGTCCAGCAAAGCTGTATTCAATTATCTTAAAGGATAATGACTCACCCTCTTTGCCAAAACAGCTTACCTTCGGTATTATCTCTCCACACGAAGATGATTTTTGTGCAAGCTGCAATCGTATCCGTCTCACAAGTGATGGCGTGATTTGCCCTTGCTTGTATTACCAAGAAAGCGTGAATCTTAAAGATGCCATTATGCAAAATGATAAAGAAAAAATGCAAAAACTTTTAGAACTCTCTGTGCGCAATAAACCCGAAAAGAATCAATGGGAGCAGGAAATGGAGCAACAAAAGCATTCTACGCGTGCATTTTATTACACAGGTGGGTAA
- the mobA gene encoding molybdenum cofactor guanylyltransferase MobA, whose translation MQKIAIPCVILAGGKSSRLGTDKTQIAFGQHTLSQWVFMRLSVLFESLYISAKTRDKFQFEAPFLIESSSIYAPMVGMINAFKKLDTQEIMFLSVDTPFITCATLHNIALANAPIVYAQSAHKAHYLISKWHKSMLDTLIWAYKAKNYALHRIIESHPYQSIAATEEECLNINTMDDYREALKVYEDME comes from the coding sequence ATGCAAAAGATTGCTATTCCGTGTGTGATACTTGCTGGTGGCAAAAGTTCGCGTTTGGGCACAGATAAGACGCAAATTGCATTTGGACAGCATACGCTTAGTCAATGGGTATTTATGCGTTTGAGTGTCTTGTTTGAATCTCTTTATATCAGCGCAAAAACGCGGGATAAATTTCAGTTTGAAGCTCCGTTTTTGATAGAATCTAGTTCTATCTATGCCCCTATGGTAGGAATGATTAATGCCTTTAAAAAATTAGATACGCAAGAGATTATGTTTTTAAGTGTGGATACACCTTTTATCACTTGCGCAACTTTGCATAATATTGCCCTTGCGAATGCTCCTATTGTCTATGCACAGAGTGCCCATAAGGCACATTATCTTATTTCCAAATGGCATAAATCTATGCTTGATACGCTTATATGGGCATATAAGGCTAAAAATTATGCCCTGCATCGCATTATAGAATCTCACCCCTATCAAAGCATTGCTGCAACAGAAGAGGAATGTCTTAACATCAACACAATGGACGACTATCGTGAGGCTTTAAAAGTCTATGAGGATATGGAATAG
- the flhB gene encoding flagellar biosynthesis protein FlhB, with amino-acid sequence MAADEEKTQAPSAHKIQRAREEGNVSKSPEFAGFFILLIGLGLMFLLLPFWVEGTQRIYHHINQLMLLDVDRRLLGNLMLSIGLEVFFMLAPLFLVLMITGVIANVAQFGLLLSPKAIKPKISKINPITGIKNVISLKKILDGFMITLKVFVAFIVGFAVFVSFFDELPSVSMSGLYGQIMWFRQKALILIGVLLILFFIMAVSDYLIKRYQYIKSLKMSIKEVKDEYKQYEQSPEVKAKIRQMQQKIANNRMMQEIPSASVVITNPTHYAVALRYSEKEIEKGMPPILVAKGIDELAIRIKSIAREYDIKIIENPPLARELYRQLDLNQVIPHDLFAAVGQVLSEVAYLEEREGKKKMSKILEIAGEKVAKERQI; translated from the coding sequence ATGGCAGCTGATGAAGAAAAAACCCAAGCCCCATCGGCACATAAGATTCAAAGAGCTAGAGAAGAAGGTAATGTCAGCAAAAGCCCAGAATTTGCTGGTTTTTTTATTTTGCTTATAGGTTTGGGATTGATGTTTTTACTTCTGCCTTTTTGGGTAGAAGGCACGCAGAGAATCTACCATCATATCAATCAGCTTATGCTGCTTGATGTGGATAGGCGTTTGTTGGGCAATCTAATGCTAAGTATTGGGCTTGAAGTGTTTTTTATGCTTGCACCGCTTTTTCTTGTGCTGATGATTACGGGGGTTATTGCAAATGTCGCACAATTTGGATTGCTTCTTTCACCTAAAGCGATTAAGCCTAAAATATCTAAAATTAACCCTATAACAGGCATTAAAAATGTTATTTCACTTAAAAAGATTCTAGATGGTTTTATGATTACCTTAAAGGTTTTTGTAGCCTTTATTGTTGGGTTTGCTGTATTTGTGAGTTTTTTTGATGAATTACCAAGCGTTTCAATGAGCGGATTGTATGGGCAGATTATGTGGTTTAGGCAAAAGGCACTTATCCTTATTGGAGTGCTATTAATTTTGTTTTTTATTATGGCAGTAAGTGATTATTTGATTAAACGTTATCAATACATCAAAAGTCTCAAAATGAGCATTAAAGAAGTCAAAGATGAATACAAACAATATGAGCAAAGTCCTGAAGTGAAGGCTAAGATTCGTCAAATGCAACAAAAAATCGCAAATAATCGTATGATGCAAGAAATCCCTTCTGCTTCCGTTGTTATCACTAACCCTACGCATTATGCTGTGGCGTTGCGTTATAGTGAGAAAGAGATTGAAAAAGGTATGCCTCCAATATTGGTAGCAAAAGGCATTGATGAGCTTGCCATACGCATTAAAAGTATAGCAAGAGAATATGATATTAAAATCATTGAGAATCCACCTCTTGCACGCGAACTTTATCGGCAGTTGGATTTAAATCAAGTTATTCCTCACGACCTTTTTGCAGCGGTAGGACAGGTGTTAAGCGAGGTTGCATATCTTGAGGAGCGTGAAGGCAAGAAAAAAATGAGTAAGATTCTTGAAATTGCAGGAGAGAAAGTAGCCAAAGAGCGTCAAATCTAA